From Streptomyces qinzhouensis, one genomic window encodes:
- a CDS encoding TIGR04222 domain-containing membrane protein, giving the protein MTTNTIALYAGLVIAALTLALAAATAAVTLRIPRRRRRTSGRIHNRYEAAFLSAGPGQVADTAIVELHRQQVIEVVAPGIVRVLHNKARGTVPQAVLDLARETDNSALATLRAAAMISPAVQGVGDDLAERGLLTTPSTTRRVVHRWARIQRAALLMCLPAAFVLTFVLAFGFELAGFIPFFFLVVPSAVPGALVAWYCAKRTRGRLTPAGLREFGKYARVRRDPRQGVQVALRGLSEVRNGNVRDLMVLAAALSPSLVAPHFGGDTATASWCGSGNGAGSCGTGGGSACGTGGGSSCGGGGGGGSSCGGGGGGGGSSCGGGGGGSACGGGGGCGGGV; this is encoded by the coding sequence GTGACCACCAACACCATCGCCTTGTACGCCGGTCTCGTCATCGCCGCCCTCACCCTGGCCCTGGCGGCCGCGACGGCCGCCGTCACCCTGCGGATACCGCGCCGCCGCCGGAGAACGAGCGGGCGGATCCACAATCGGTACGAGGCGGCCTTCCTCAGCGCCGGCCCCGGACAGGTCGCCGACACCGCCATCGTGGAACTGCACCGGCAACAGGTCATCGAGGTGGTGGCGCCCGGGATCGTCAGGGTCCTGCACAACAAGGCGCGCGGCACCGTACCCCAGGCCGTCCTCGACCTGGCCCGGGAGACCGACAACAGCGCTCTGGCCACCCTGCGGGCGGCCGCGATGATCTCCCCCGCGGTCCAGGGGGTCGGCGACGATCTGGCCGAACGCGGCCTGCTGACCACGCCGTCCACCACCCGGCGGGTGGTACACCGCTGGGCCCGGATCCAGCGGGCCGCCCTGTTGATGTGCCTCCCCGCCGCCTTCGTCCTCACCTTCGTCCTCGCCTTCGGATTCGAACTGGCCGGGTTCATCCCGTTCTTCTTCCTCGTGGTGCCATCGGCCGTGCCCGGTGCGCTGGTCGCCTGGTACTGCGCGAAGAGGACCCGGGGCAGGCTGACCCCGGCCGGGTTGCGGGAGTTCGGAAAGTACGCCCGGGTACGGCGCGACCCGCGGCAGGGGGTCCAGGTGGCGCTCCGGGGGCTCTCGGAGGTCAGGAACGGGAACGTCCGGGACCTGATGGTGCTCGCGGCCGCCCTCTCGCCGTCCCTGGTCGCACCGCACTTCGGCGGCGACACCGCCACGGCCTCCTGGTGCGGCAGTGGCAACGGCGCCGGCTCCTGCGGGACCGGCGGCGGATCGGCCTGCGGGACCGGCGGCGGCTCCTCCTGCGGCGGCGGAGGGGGCGGCGGATCGTCGTGCGGAGGCGGCGGCGGGGGCGGCGGCTCCTCCTGCGGTGGAGGCGGCGGGGGTTCGGCGTGCGGCGGTGGAGGGGGCTGCGGCGGGGGCGTCTGA
- a CDS encoding TIGR04222 domain-containing membrane protein produces MDPQVIGIAAMLIVVALVVALAIATNATRPRPRDGKSRGLGIVDTYEAAFLRGGPLRVADAVIAHLHDKKHLAVARPGIVSVLRGGARDTVPKVALDLARDADNSVLSTLRRAVAFSPTVQGMGDRLYEQGLLAPPSAARRAVHRWAMVQLVVLFIAVPASFGLTLFLAVSDDPGAVVFLLPVVVIGAIVTGRCGGLTRGRLTTEGRNTLKAYVRDHRVDGRVAVKVAVRGPRQIPDTTVRELMIAAAAIPLTTHLMYSTTDGSSTASFVPTWCGSADGGGGGDSGCGGGGCGGGSGGGCGGGGGGGGGCGGGGGGGGCGGGGG; encoded by the coding sequence ATGGACCCACAGGTCATAGGCATCGCCGCGATGCTGATCGTCGTCGCACTCGTCGTCGCACTGGCCATCGCGACCAACGCCACCCGCCCCCGCCCCCGCGACGGCAAGTCCCGGGGGCTGGGGATCGTCGACACCTACGAAGCGGCCTTCCTGCGCGGCGGTCCGCTGCGCGTCGCGGACGCCGTCATCGCCCATCTGCACGACAAGAAGCATCTGGCCGTCGCACGCCCCGGTATCGTCTCGGTCCTGCGCGGCGGGGCCCGCGACACCGTTCCCAAGGTCGCCCTCGACCTGGCCCGGGACGCCGACAACAGCGTCCTGTCCACCCTGCGCAGGGCCGTGGCCTTCTCCCCCACCGTGCAGGGGATGGGTGACCGGCTCTACGAGCAGGGTCTGCTGGCACCGCCGTCCGCGGCCCGGCGGGCCGTGCACCGCTGGGCCATGGTCCAGCTCGTGGTCCTGTTCATCGCCGTTCCCGCCTCCTTCGGCCTCACCCTCTTCCTCGCCGTCTCGGACGATCCGGGCGCCGTTGTCTTCCTGCTGCCCGTGGTCGTGATCGGCGCGATCGTCACCGGCCGGTGCGGAGGGCTGACCCGGGGCCGGCTCACCACCGAGGGGCGCAACACGCTCAAGGCGTATGTCCGGGACCACCGTGTCGACGGGCGGGTGGCGGTCAAGGTGGCGGTGCGCGGGCCGCGGCAGATCCCGGACACCACCGTGCGGGAGCTGATGATCGCCGCGGCGGCGATCCCGCTCACCACGCACCTGATGTATTCGACGACGGACGGCTCCTCGACCGCGTCGTTCGTGCCCACCTGGTGCGGAAGCGCCGACGGCGGCGGAGGCGGTGACAGCGGCTGTGGAGGCGGCGGCTGCGGCGGAGGCTCGGGGGGCGGCTGCGGCGGAGGGGGCGGTGGCGGAGGAGGCTGTGGTGGTGGTGGCGGAGGAGGCGGCTGCGGGGGCGGCGGCGGCTGA
- a CDS encoding TIGR04222 domain-containing membrane protein — MAIGTVAVLVNAVAGVLTVWLIAEAVVSRRRHKQGDGRQVKIDDPYQAAFLSGGPLRAVDAALATMSADGRIRIIEPGIVIVERPEGQDAVERALLTAAGQAPNGALNTLRHTAARSEAVQRIGHGLARSGLLVAMSRDLRVLTRWARVQKILFLLAIPAAAFVTPLVNDGGWTPVGDLFLVRVGPGLLLAAWLSAGVGWNVGDRLTGNGGRALSMHRSEHKDPGTPAERVATMGLGGVQDSTVRAVMIAAATTAFVAVAAGPALAGEQVSWCGGGGSATSCGGSQDDRGGSSCGDGGSCSGGGDGGGCGGCGGCGCG, encoded by the coding sequence ATGGCCATCGGTACCGTCGCCGTGCTCGTGAACGCCGTCGCCGGCGTGCTCACGGTCTGGCTGATCGCCGAAGCCGTCGTATCCCGCCGCCGCCACAAGCAGGGCGACGGCAGGCAGGTGAAGATCGACGATCCGTACCAGGCCGCGTTCCTCAGCGGCGGCCCGCTGCGGGCCGTGGACGCCGCGCTGGCCACGATGAGCGCCGACGGGCGGATACGGATCATCGAGCCCGGCATCGTCATTGTGGAGCGCCCCGAGGGCCAGGACGCCGTGGAGCGGGCCCTGCTGACGGCGGCCGGGCAGGCGCCGAACGGCGCGCTGAACACCCTGCGGCATACGGCGGCGCGCTCGGAGGCGGTCCAGCGGATCGGCCACGGGCTGGCGCGCAGCGGGCTACTGGTCGCCATGAGCCGGGATCTGCGGGTGCTCACCCGGTGGGCCAGGGTCCAGAAGATCCTGTTCCTGCTGGCGATTCCCGCCGCGGCCTTCGTCACCCCCCTGGTCAACGACGGTGGCTGGACACCGGTGGGCGATCTCTTCCTGGTACGGGTCGGGCCCGGGCTGCTGCTGGCCGCGTGGCTGTCCGCCGGCGTGGGCTGGAACGTCGGGGACCGGCTGACCGGCAACGGCGGCCGGGCACTGTCCATGCACCGGTCGGAGCACAAGGATCCCGGCACCCCGGCGGAGCGGGTCGCCACCATGGGACTCGGCGGCGTCCAGGACAGCACGGTCCGCGCGGTGATGATCGCCGCGGCCACCACCGCGTTCGTCGCGGTCGCCGCCGGTCCGGCGCTCGCCGGGGAGCAGGTGTCGTGGTGCGGCGGTGGCGGCAGCGCGACCAGTTGCGGCGGAAGCCAGGACGACCGCGGCGGTTCCAGCTGCGGCGACGGGGGTTCCTGCAGCGGCGGCGGCGACGGCGGGGGGTGCGGCGGCTGCGGCGGCTGCGGCTGCGGCTGA
- a CDS encoding DUF692 domain-containing protein, with protein MRHGTLGTGIGWRPEIADTVERLEGVDWVEVVAENVCPGHLPASLERLRARGTTVVPHGVSLGLGGADRPSGQKLADLAERAEALGAPLVTEHIAFVRAGGPLTASTRLEAGHLLPVPRTRDALAVLCENVRIAQDALPVPLALENIAALISWPGEEMTEGQFLTELVERTGVRLLIDVANLHTNFVNRGEDPAKCLDELPVEAIAYVHVAGGVERDGVWHDTHAHPVPEPVLDVLRELTSRISPPGVLLERDDDFPPEAELAAELESVRTVLRSARPAGRAGDAPAPGPRAVAPAPEDARERLGIAQAALLSALVAGTPAPEEFDQRRLRVQSRALAAKRAQVVAKIAPRLPEILGREYRSTFLAYAKGRPMHAGYRRDAMAFAEYLLAAGEPGDERARRELTHWWQERAGVRPRRRSARIVRAARAVLVRR; from the coding sequence ATGCGGCACGGCACACTCGGTACCGGCATCGGCTGGCGGCCCGAGATCGCGGACACCGTGGAGCGCCTCGAAGGCGTCGACTGGGTCGAGGTGGTGGCCGAGAACGTCTGCCCGGGACATCTGCCCGCCTCTCTGGAGCGGCTGCGCGCCCGGGGCACCACGGTCGTCCCGCACGGTGTCTCCCTCGGCCTCGGCGGCGCCGACCGGCCCTCCGGACAGAAGCTGGCGGACCTCGCGGAGCGCGCGGAGGCCCTCGGCGCCCCGCTCGTCACCGAGCACATCGCGTTCGTCCGGGCGGGCGGCCCGCTCACCGCGTCAACGCGGCTGGAGGCCGGCCATCTGCTGCCCGTGCCCCGGACCCGGGACGCCCTGGCCGTCCTCTGCGAGAACGTCCGGATCGCCCAGGACGCGCTTCCGGTGCCGCTGGCACTGGAGAACATCGCGGCGCTGATCTCCTGGCCGGGCGAGGAGATGACCGAGGGGCAGTTTCTGACGGAGCTGGTCGAGCGGACCGGCGTACGCCTGCTGATCGACGTCGCCAACCTCCACACCAACTTCGTCAACCGCGGCGAGGATCCGGCGAAGTGCCTGGACGAACTGCCGGTCGAGGCCATCGCGTACGTCCATGTCGCGGGCGGGGTGGAGCGCGACGGGGTCTGGCACGACACCCACGCCCATCCGGTGCCCGAGCCGGTACTGGACGTACTGCGCGAACTGACCTCCCGGATCTCACCGCCCGGGGTGCTGCTGGAGCGGGACGACGACTTCCCGCCGGAGGCCGAGCTCGCGGCGGAACTGGAGTCCGTCCGTACGGTGCTGCGGTCCGCGCGTCCGGCCGGGCGGGCCGGCGACGCCCCGGCCCCCGGGCCCCGGGCCGTGGCACCGGCCCCCGAGGACGCGCGGGAGCGGCTGGGCATCGCACAGGCGGCGCTGCTGTCGGCGCTGGTCGCCGGGACACCCGCGCCCGAGGAGTTCGACCAGCGCAGGCTGCGGGTACAGAGCCGGGCGCTGGCGGCGAAGCGGGCCCAGGTGGTGGCCAAGATCGCGCCGCGGCTGCCGGAGATCCTGGGCCGCGAGTACCGGAGTACGTTCCTCGCCTACGCCAAGGGCCGCCCGATGCACGCGGGCTACCGTCGCGACGCGATGGCGTTCGCGGAGTATCTGCTGGCCGCCGGGGAGCCCGGGGACGAGCGGGCCCGCAGAGAACTGACCCACTGGTGGCAGGAGCGGGCCGGGGTAAGGCCCCGGCGCCGGTCGGCCCGGATCGTCCGTGCGGCTCGGGCCGTACTCGTCAGGAGGTGA
- a CDS encoding DUF4142 domain-containing protein: MVRRVNGTVLIIAGIVATVGALLFPVWSYADRSGTGRDQLESSSVPTPWGPLSATDRDFLVRVRLAGLWELPAGQQAVERAPTRAIRAAGDHLVVGHADLDARARDVAAKLGVELPNQPNEQQQGWLRELSAADGEEYERKFAQLLRNAHGKVFALVAQVRHSTRNTLIRQLATDANQTVLDHITMLEATGRVDFDALAHEAADGATASPTGPPAPDGNAPDGNAPAAPDPAVPTGDLSFTSRPSPRPGPPTAIDTHRPAPPSP; the protein is encoded by the coding sequence GTGGTACGGCGCGTCAACGGGACGGTTCTGATCATCGCGGGCATCGTCGCCACCGTGGGCGCCCTGCTGTTCCCGGTCTGGTCCTACGCGGACCGCTCGGGCACCGGCCGGGACCAACTCGAATCCTCCAGCGTGCCCACCCCGTGGGGGCCGCTGTCGGCGACCGACCGCGATTTCCTGGTCCGGGTCCGGCTCGCCGGACTGTGGGAGCTGCCCGCCGGGCAGCAGGCCGTCGAGCGGGCCCCCACCCGGGCGATCAGGGCGGCCGGTGACCATCTGGTCGTCGGCCACGCCGATCTGGACGCCCGGGCCCGGGATGTGGCGGCCAAGCTGGGGGTCGAGCTGCCGAACCAGCCCAACGAGCAGCAGCAGGGATGGCTGCGGGAGCTGTCGGCGGCCGACGGCGAGGAGTACGAGCGCAAGTTCGCCCAGCTGCTGCGCAATGCCCATGGCAAGGTCTTCGCCCTGGTCGCCCAGGTCCGGCACAGCACCCGGAATACGCTCATCCGCCAGTTGGCGACCGATGCCAACCAGACCGTGCTGGACCACATCACGATGCTGGAGGCGACCGGCCGGGTCGATTTCGACGCCCTCGCGCACGAGGCGGCGGACGGGGCGACGGCGAGCCCGACCGGTCCGCCCGCACCGGACGGGAACGCGCCGGACGGGAACGCACCGGCCGCCCCGGACCCGGCGGTGCCGACCGGGGACCTGAGCTTCACCTCCCGGCCGTCGCCCCGCCCCGGGCCGCCGACCGCGATCGACACCCATCGCCCGGCACCGCCGTCCCCGTAA
- a CDS encoding aminoacyl-tRNA hydrolase: MSSESLSPDTPFRHESTDRDEAPQFVLPLVARIEKAAPPARTDALETAARAVLAILSDDRSHGDGEWARAMRDWQDARIRKVVRRARGAEWRRAGELPGITVTGATAEVRVYPPVPLDGWPKELVKLQVSGTELDDPGTPTEPDPLRPVLWLNPDVAMSAGKAMAQAGHGAQLAWWELADAERKAWAADGFALAVRTAPRERFAALVAAGLPVVRDAGFTEIPAGSATVVADHPALRAR, encoded by the coding sequence GTGAGCAGCGAATCCCTCAGCCCCGACACCCCCTTCCGCCACGAGAGCACCGACCGCGACGAAGCCCCGCAGTTCGTGCTGCCGCTGGTCGCCCGGATCGAGAAGGCCGCTCCCCCGGCCCGTACGGACGCACTGGAGACGGCCGCCCGCGCGGTCCTCGCGATCCTCTCCGACGACCGTTCCCACGGCGACGGCGAGTGGGCGCGGGCGATGCGGGACTGGCAGGACGCCCGGATCCGCAAGGTGGTGCGGCGGGCGCGGGGCGCGGAGTGGCGGCGGGCCGGGGAGCTGCCCGGCATCACGGTGACCGGGGCGACGGCCGAGGTCCGGGTCTATCCGCCGGTACCCCTGGACGGCTGGCCGAAGGAGCTGGTCAAGCTCCAGGTGTCGGGCACCGAGCTCGACGACCCCGGGACCCCGACGGAGCCCGACCCGCTCCGGCCGGTGCTCTGGCTCAACCCGGATGTGGCGATGTCGGCGGGCAAGGCGATGGCCCAGGCCGGACACGGCGCCCAGCTCGCCTGGTGGGAGCTGGCCGACGCGGAGCGCAAGGCATGGGCGGCGGACGGGTTCGCGCTCGCCGTCCGCACGGCGCCGCGCGAGCGGTTCGCGGCCCTGGTCGCGGCGGGACTGCCGGTGGTGCGGGATGCCGGCTTCACGGAGATTCCGGCAGGCTCGGCGACGGTCGTCGCGGACCACCCCGCCCTCCGGGCCCGATAG
- a CDS encoding AIM24 family protein, producing the protein MKSDLFSSESLAQPAAAPGMTLQNAKSVKYAVNGEMHARQGSMIAYRGNLQFERKGQGLGGMLKRAVTGEGLALMAVKGQGEAWFAHEAANCFIVDIEQGDALTVNGRNVLCFDATLSYEIKTVKGAGMTGGGLFNSVFSGYGKLAVMCEGVPIVIPVSHQQPVYVDTDAVVGWSASLQTSLHRSQSVGSMIRGGSGEAVQLKLEGEGFVIVRPSELVPQKTGS; encoded by the coding sequence ATGAAGAGCGACCTTTTCTCCTCCGAAAGCCTGGCCCAGCCCGCGGCGGCCCCGGGCATGACCCTTCAGAACGCCAAGTCGGTCAAGTACGCCGTCAACGGTGAGATGCACGCCCGCCAGGGCTCGATGATCGCCTACCGCGGCAATCTCCAGTTCGAGCGCAAGGGCCAGGGCCTCGGCGGCATGCTCAAGCGTGCCGTGACCGGCGAGGGTCTGGCGCTGATGGCGGTCAAGGGCCAGGGCGAGGCCTGGTTCGCCCATGAGGCGGCGAACTGTTTCATCGTCGATATCGAGCAGGGCGACGCGCTCACCGTCAACGGGCGCAACGTCCTCTGTTTCGACGCCACCCTCTCCTACGAGATCAAGACCGTGAAGGGCGCGGGCATGACCGGCGGCGGTCTCTTCAACAGCGTCTTCTCCGGCTACGGCAAGCTCGCCGTCATGTGCGAGGGCGTTCCGATCGTCATTCCGGTCTCCCACCAGCAGCCCGTCTACGTCGACACGGACGCGGTCGTCGGCTGGAGCGCGAGCCTCCAGACCTCCCTGCACCGCTCGCAGTCCGTCGGGTCGATGATCCGCGGCGGCTCCGGCGAAGCCGTCCAGCTCAAGCTCGAAGGCGAGGGCTTCGTCATCGTCCGCCCGAGCGAGCTGGTGCCGCAGAAGACCGGCAGCTGA
- a CDS encoding polysaccharide deacetylase family protein, with translation MIRVRWLAALTMAGAVLVGCAGEQGPPAGPAPARTKAGPPPGTAAPTLAAGPGGAAPVFDRSAVPADRSAKTVALTFDADMTADQGPRAARGEHFDNPALIDTLRTLSVPATVFMTGRWAEEYPEQAKSIGADPLFEVANHSYSHHAFKEPCYGLPALAAPDMKADVDRAFAAFRTAGVRRVVPYFRFPGGCYDETALRALGPAGVTAVQWDVVGGDAFATDPDAVAEQVLKGVRPGSVVVLHCTRSAAPTTEAAIRTIVPELRRRGYRMVKVSELMRAGR, from the coding sequence ATGATCAGAGTGCGTTGGCTGGCGGCCCTGACGATGGCCGGTGCGGTTCTCGTGGGCTGTGCCGGAGAGCAGGGCCCGCCGGCCGGTCCGGCCCCGGCGCGGACGAAGGCCGGTCCACCGCCGGGCACGGCGGCGCCCACGCTCGCCGCGGGGCCCGGCGGGGCGGCCCCGGTCTTCGACCGGTCCGCCGTACCCGCCGACCGGTCGGCGAAAACCGTCGCCCTGACCTTCGACGCGGATATGACGGCCGATCAGGGTCCCCGGGCCGCCCGCGGCGAACATTTCGACAATCCGGCGCTCATCGACACCCTGCGGACGCTCTCCGTCCCGGCCACGGTCTTCATGACGGGCCGCTGGGCGGAGGAGTACCCGGAGCAGGCGAAGTCGATCGGCGCCGACCCCCTCTTCGAGGTGGCCAACCACTCCTACAGCCACCATGCCTTCAAGGAACCCTGTTACGGGCTGCCCGCCCTGGCCGCGCCGGATATGAAGGCCGATGTGGACCGGGCCTTCGCCGCGTTCCGTACCGCGGGTGTCCGGCGCGTGGTGCCGTACTTCCGCTTCCCCGGCGGCTGTTACGACGAGACGGCGCTGCGGGCGCTCGGACCGGCCGGTGTGACGGCGGTGCAGTGGGACGTCGTCGGCGGCGACGCCTTCGCGACGGATCCGGACGCGGTCGCCGAGCAGGTGCTGAAGGGGGTGCGGCCGGGTTCGGTGGTGGTGCTGCACTGCACCCGCAGCGCGGCGCCGACGACGGAGGCGGCGATCAGGACGATCGTGCCCGAGCTGCGGCGGCGCGGCTACCGCATGGTGAAGGTGTCGGAGCTGATGCGCGCCGGGCGCTGA
- a CDS encoding alkaline phosphatase PhoX, with product MPETTRRSVLARTGALGTSIAFAGALSELFASTAAAHGRGGYGPLVPDPAGLLDLPRGFRYRVLSREGEPLRSGEGPVPGNHDGMAAFSGRRGRTYLVRNHENDPTDPLPVPAVPGLTYDPAATGGCTVLELDRDGDVLSERVAIAGTAVNCAGGPSPWGTWLTCEEDESRAGTNGYTKDHGFVFEVDGADPHRSGAVPLTAMGRFDHEAVAVDPRTGIVYETEDARNPFGLFYRFLPERPLGGRGSLHAGGELEAMRVPGVPDLSAVTEPGTSFGRVEWVPVPDSQAVQTSVRSQDYGPQGITRAQKLEGAWWGGRSVYFVSSYARTRQGAAADHFGQVWKYEPDRRRVTLVVIFGPDTGIDTPGESPDNICLAPGGNLMLCEDGKGAQHVYGVSRRGEIYEMARNRQNIGTPELPEWGEFAGVVFSPDGETMYVNCYRPGTTFAVTGPWRD from the coding sequence ATGCCGGAAACCACCCGCCGCAGTGTTCTCGCCCGCACGGGCGCGCTCGGTACCTCCATCGCCTTCGCCGGAGCCCTCTCCGAACTCTTCGCGAGCACGGCCGCCGCCCACGGCCGCGGCGGCTACGGTCCGCTGGTCCCCGATCCGGCCGGACTGCTCGACCTGCCCCGGGGATTCCGCTACCGGGTGCTCTCCCGGGAGGGCGAACCACTGCGCTCCGGGGAGGGGCCGGTCCCCGGCAACCACGACGGCATGGCCGCGTTCTCCGGCCGCCGCGGCCGGACCTATCTCGTCCGCAACCACGAGAACGACCCCACCGACCCGCTCCCCGTCCCCGCGGTGCCCGGGCTGACCTACGATCCCGCCGCCACCGGCGGCTGTACGGTCCTGGAGCTGGACCGCGACGGCGATGTGCTCTCCGAGCGGGTCGCGATCGCCGGAACGGCGGTGAACTGCGCGGGCGGACCCAGCCCCTGGGGCACCTGGCTCACCTGCGAGGAGGACGAGAGCCGGGCCGGGACCAACGGCTACACCAAGGACCACGGCTTCGTCTTCGAGGTCGACGGCGCCGACCCGCACAGATCCGGTGCCGTACCGCTGACCGCGATGGGCCGGTTCGACCATGAGGCGGTCGCGGTCGATCCGCGGACCGGGATCGTCTACGAGACCGAGGACGCCCGCAATCCCTTCGGCCTCTTCTACCGCTTCCTCCCCGAACGCCCCCTCGGCGGCCGGGGGTCGCTGCACGCGGGCGGCGAACTGGAGGCCATGCGGGTACCGGGCGTGCCCGACCTCTCGGCGGTCACCGAACCCGGGACGTCGTTCGGCCGGGTCGAGTGGGTGCCGGTGCCCGACAGCCAGGCCGTCCAGACCTCCGTACGCTCCCAGGACTACGGCCCCCAGGGCATCACCCGCGCCCAGAAACTGGAAGGCGCCTGGTGGGGCGGGCGTTCGGTCTACTTCGTCTCCAGCTATGCCCGCACCCGGCAGGGCGCCGCCGCCGACCACTTCGGCCAGGTGTGGAAGTACGAGCCGGACCGCCGCCGGGTGACCCTCGTGGTGATCTTCGGCCCGGACACCGGTATCGATACGCCCGGCGAGTCCCCGGACAATATCTGCCTCGCCCCCGGCGGCAATCTGATGCTCTGCGAGGACGGCAAGGGCGCGCAGCACGTGTACGGCGTGTCACGGCGCGGCGAAATCTACGAGATGGCCCGCAACCGCCAGAACATCGGCACCCCGGAGTTGCCCGAATGGGGCGAGTTCGCTGGTGTCGTGTTCTCCCCGGACGGCGAGACGATGTACGTCAACTGCTACCGCCCGGGCACGACCTTCGCCGTCACCGGTCCCTGGCGGGACTGA
- a CDS encoding OsmC family protein, with the protein MATTRTAHTVWEGNLLQGSGNVTFDSSGIGTQPVSWPSRAEQANGKTSPEELIAAAHSSCFSMALSHGLAGAGTPPTRLETKADVTFQPGEGITGIHLTVRGEVPGIDAEGFAEAAEGAKKNCPVSQALTGTTITLTAELV; encoded by the coding sequence ATGGCCACGACTCGCACGGCGCACACGGTCTGGGAGGGCAACCTCCTCCAGGGCTCGGGCAATGTCACCTTCGACTCGTCCGGAATCGGCACCCAGCCCGTCTCCTGGCCGTCCCGCGCCGAGCAGGCCAACGGCAAGACCAGCCCGGAGGAGCTGATCGCGGCGGCCCACTCGAGCTGCTTCTCGATGGCTCTCTCGCACGGTCTGGCGGGCGCGGGCACCCCGCCCACCCGTCTGGAGACCAAGGCGGACGTCACCTTCCAGCCGGGTGAGGGCATCACCGGCATCCACCTGACGGTCCGCGGCGAGGTCCCCGGCATCGACGCCGAGGGCTTCGCCGAGGCGGCCGAGGGTGCCAAGAAGAACTGCCCGGTCAGCCAGGCTCTGACCGGAACGACCATCACGCTCACCGCCGAACTGGTCTGA
- the zapE gene encoding cell division protein ZapE → MSCSLARRLQWGTVSTRATSSPIEPGPPQSLSERRPQLSVERLVDELEPPWRFDAVRFDTYIPDPNHPSQPEAVAVLAAFAAGIGGGPAGGSGLRSWFSRKPAAPTGPRGVYLDGGYGVGKTHLLASLWHAAPVPSHQKAFGTFVELTNLVGALGFQETVRVLGRYKLLCIDEFELDDPGDTVLVSSLLSKLVDAGVSLAATSNTLPGKLGEGRFAAADFLREIQGLSAHFRPLRIDGEDYRHRGLPEAPPPYADEVVTKTARTSFGASLDHFPHLLGHLSQVHPSRYGALIEGVRLVCLTGVEPVPDQSTALRLVVLADRLYDAEIPVIASGVPFDRLFGEDMLRGGYRKKYYRAISRLTALARDAGNFDGGA, encoded by the coding sequence ATGTCCTGCAGTCTCGCACGGCGCTTACAGTGGGGAACTGTGTCGACCCGTGCCACCAGCAGCCCCATAGAACCCGGCCCGCCTCAGTCGCTGAGCGAGCGCCGGCCGCAGCTCTCCGTCGAGAGACTGGTGGACGAGCTGGAACCGCCGTGGCGTTTCGACGCGGTCCGCTTCGACACGTACATCCCGGACCCGAACCACCCCAGCCAGCCGGAGGCGGTCGCGGTACTGGCGGCCTTCGCCGCGGGGATCGGCGGGGGCCCCGCGGGCGGAAGCGGTCTCCGGAGCTGGTTCTCCCGCAAACCCGCCGCGCCTACCGGGCCGCGCGGCGTCTATCTCGACGGCGGCTACGGCGTCGGCAAGACCCATCTGCTGGCGTCCCTGTGGCACGCCGCCCCCGTCCCCTCCCACCAGAAGGCCTTCGGCACCTTCGTGGAGCTGACCAATCTGGTCGGCGCGCTCGGCTTCCAGGAGACCGTGCGGGTCCTGGGCCGATACAAACTGCTCTGCATCGACGAGTTCGAACTGGACGACCCGGGCGATACGGTCCTGGTGTCGTCGCTGCTGTCGAAGCTGGTGGACGCGGGCGTCTCACTGGCCGCCACCTCCAACACCCTGCCCGGCAAGCTGGGCGAGGGCCGGTTCGCCGCCGCCGACTTCCTCCGCGAGATCCAGGGCCTTTCCGCGCACTTCCGGCCGCTGCGGATCGACGGCGAGGACTACCGCCACCGGGGGCTGCCCGAGGCCCCGCCGCCGTACGCCGACGAGGTCGTCACCAAGACCGCGCGGACCTCGTTCGGCGCCTCCCTGGACCACTTCCCCCATCTGCTCGGGCACCTCTCCCAGGTGCACCCCAGCCGTTACGGGGCGCTGATCGAAGGCGTCCGGCTGGTCTGCCTCACCGGGGTCGAGCCCGTACCGGACCAGTCGACGGCACTGCGGCTGGTGGTGCTCGCCGACCGGCTGTACGACGCCGAGATACCGGTGATCGCCTCCGGGGTCCCCTTCGACCGGCTCTTCGGCGAGGACATGCTGCGCGGCGGCTACCGCAAGAAGTACTACCGCGCGATCTCCCGGCTCACCGCGCTGGCCCGGGACGCCGGAAACTTCGACGGCGGCGCCTGA